The Thermoflavifilum sp. genome contains a region encoding:
- a CDS encoding AAA family ATPase, translating into MNDLIMALTPHQDEIFNHILDFFQKRDEQICILNGPAGVGKTFLISHLANELMDSNHEVCLLTPTGRAARILSQYTSLQAHTIHSYIYALEQFISDDEDSKNHAASSKKKKYRLHFKLRLPDLKGGKFYIIDESSMIGNHTTASFATFGSGRLLEDLLYVCNGSKILFCGDPFQLRPVGDPNLPAMDEAWFKERRYPVCSFSLKEVIRHAEDSGILELAGRLRSMQNHLLEGKMPYLPARDLSGVHLIPDNKMLYTYFDYLRRSGFHRTIAIAHTQKHCRYINDRIRALRFGFTSMPLLPGDILIVTQNNQLYPLYNGDFVEVIEVGESHTYCRISFVPIRVKTLAENNEFDILFCDEIIKSGLQNLTIEQQHDLLVDFMIRCKKKGLDPEEREFIVELRKDPYLNSLRATYGYAITCHKAQGGEWDHVFMFLNPFMGKMGASDLVRWFYTATTRAKKDLFINMDSTWIV; encoded by the coding sequence TTGAATGATTTGATTATGGCACTTACCCCACATCAAGATGAGATATTTAATCATATCCTGGATTTTTTTCAGAAAAGAGATGAGCAGATATGTATTTTAAATGGTCCAGCAGGAGTAGGAAAAACTTTTTTAATATCTCATCTGGCAAATGAACTCATGGATAGCAATCATGAAGTGTGCTTGTTAACTCCCACGGGTAGAGCGGCAAGGATATTGTCTCAATATACGAGTTTGCAAGCCCATACTATTCATTCGTACATATATGCATTAGAACAATTTATTTCAGATGATGAAGATAGTAAAAATCATGCTGCTTCTTCGAAAAAGAAAAAATATCGTTTACATTTCAAGTTGCGTCTTCCCGATTTGAAAGGGGGTAAATTTTATATTATTGATGAATCATCGATGATAGGGAATCATACTACGGCTTCCTTTGCCACTTTTGGAAGTGGACGTTTATTGGAAGACTTATTATACGTCTGCAATGGAAGTAAAATCTTATTTTGTGGAGATCCTTTTCAGCTCCGGCCGGTAGGTGATCCAAATTTACCTGCCATGGATGAAGCATGGTTTAAAGAAAGGAGGTATCCCGTGTGTAGTTTTTCGTTGAAAGAGGTGATTCGTCATGCAGAGGATAGTGGTATTCTGGAGCTGGCTGGCCGGCTACGCAGTATGCAAAATCATCTGCTGGAAGGTAAAATGCCTTATTTACCGGCAAGAGATTTATCGGGTGTGCATTTGATTCCGGATAACAAAATGCTGTACACTTATTTCGACTATTTACGACGAAGTGGCTTTCACCGAACAATAGCTATTGCACATACTCAGAAACATTGCCGATATATCAATGATCGTATTCGAGCGTTGCGTTTTGGCTTTACCTCTATGCCTTTGCTTCCCGGAGATATTTTAATCGTCACACAGAACAATCAACTTTATCCCCTTTATAACGGCGATTTTGTAGAAGTGATTGAAGTTGGGGAGTCGCATACTTATTGTCGGATTTCATTTGTCCCTATCCGAGTGAAAACACTTGCTGAAAATAATGAATTTGATATTTTATTTTGTGATGAGATTATTAAAAGTGGACTTCAAAACTTAACCATTGAACAACAGCATGATTTACTGGTTGATTTTATGATACGATGTAAAAAGAAAGGATTAGATCCCGAAGAAAGAGAATTTATTGTTGAATTAAGAAAAGACCCTTATCTCAATAGTCTCAGGGCTACTTATGGTTATGCTATCACCTGCCATAAGGCCCAGGGTGGTGAGTGGGATCATGTATTTATGTTTCTTAATCCTTTTATGGGTAAAATGGGAGCCAGCGATCTTGTCAGGTGGTTTTATACGGCTACTACCCGTGCGAAAAAAGATTTATTTATTAATATGGATTCAACCTGGATTGTATAA
- a CDS encoding DUF1887 family CARF protein produces the protein MPTVVSLVSEQTIPNVAFIKQMKSRANSFLFITTTEFENRVDWITKSAFLDPNTYEVKKLFVYPNGYSDILSQLRDQLNQEEEYIVNITCGTKLMSLAVFEFFKNLPHASIFYLPISQNKYIQLHPVHEEYQFKIHLSLQEYLTAYGLIYDQAERPAYASKHRPDAMMSQIRDEKGRLPNNKGIIDNPSLSAEEKKYLTGGWFEWYAYDLIKQEFNLHDKFIACGVHLKRDISDRNSSIGEVVLNEMDVMFVKSNILYLIECKVVQDISSILHGPVDRLTAISTYLSTGTKKYIFVLSKFTDSNQAEIYRSKMLQYGIHDLVTWSKLKDEQNLRDFIRKM, from the coding sequence ATGCCTACTGTTGTTTCACTCGTTTCTGAGCAAACCATCCCTAATGTGGCTTTCATCAAACAGATGAAAAGCAGAGCTAACTCCTTTCTTTTTATTACTACAACAGAATTTGAAAATCGAGTTGATTGGATTACTAAATCGGCTTTCCTTGATCCTAACACGTATGAGGTTAAGAAATTGTTTGTTTACCCGAATGGGTATTCAGATATTTTGAGCCAATTACGTGATCAATTGAATCAGGAGGAAGAATATATTGTTAATATCACGTGCGGTACCAAGTTGATGAGTCTGGCTGTTTTTGAGTTTTTTAAAAATTTGCCCCATGCTTCTATTTTTTATTTGCCGATCAGCCAGAATAAGTACATTCAGTTGCATCCTGTTCATGAGGAGTACCAGTTCAAGATTCATCTATCTCTACAGGAGTATTTAACAGCTTATGGGTTGATATATGATCAGGCTGAGCGCCCGGCTTATGCATCAAAACATCGTCCGGATGCAATGATGTCTCAAATTCGCGATGAGAAAGGTCGTTTGCCAAACAATAAGGGTATTATCGATAATCCATCATTATCTGCTGAAGAAAAAAAATATCTGACAGGAGGCTGGTTTGAATGGTATGCATACGACTTGATCAAGCAAGAGTTTAATTTGCACGATAAATTTATTGCTTGTGGCGTTCATCTAAAACGGGATATTTCTGATCGTAATTCGTCTATTGGTGAGGTGGTTCTTAATGAGATGGATGTGATGTTTGTAAAATCAAACATCCTGTACCTGATTGAATGTAAGGTGGTCCAGGATATTAGTTCGATCCTGCATGGACCTGTTGATCGGCTAACAGCCATTAGCACTTATCTGAGTACCGGTACTAAGAAATATATATTTGTTCTTTCAAAATTCACCGATTCTAATCAAGCCGAAATCTATAGAAGTAAAATGCTTCAGTACGGGATTCATGATCTTGTTACCTGGTCTAAGCTTAAAGATGAGCAAAATTTGCGTGATTTTATTCGAAAGATGTAG
- the cas1 gene encoding CRISPR-associated endonuclease Cas1 — translation MHLVLNSYGTTLAKENQMFAVINHEGKQLIPPDQVQSISISKGAKITSDAVLLAIEHEIDVLFINALGFPEGRVWSHRYGSIATIRKNQIAFIYSSHAVKWVKQIIQEKMDNQIAMLLIMEARDDREERIIQHTIKAITDYKNKVIHLDGEWVTDIAPSLRGWEGAASKRYFDVFSLFLPEFYRFEQRTQHPATDPFNALLNYGYGMLYGKIEGALIKAGIDPYVGVFHRDDYNRPVLVYDVMEKYRVWVDYVAFQLAGQDVLPHEGFVEKQGAIWLDGLTKRIYIQAIQDYLSEIITIDHVERSRETHIQLYAQQLAKFFLQLE, via the coding sequence ATGCATCTGGTTTTAAATTCATATGGCACCACGCTGGCCAAAGAGAATCAGATGTTTGCTGTTATCAATCATGAAGGTAAGCAGCTGATTCCTCCGGATCAGGTGCAGTCGATTTCTATCAGTAAGGGGGCTAAAATTACTTCTGATGCCGTTTTATTGGCCATTGAGCATGAAATCGATGTATTGTTTATTAACGCTCTTGGTTTCCCGGAGGGCAGGGTATGGAGTCACCGATATGGTTCGATTGCAACCATCCGTAAGAATCAGATAGCATTTATCTATTCCTCCCATGCAGTGAAATGGGTCAAGCAAATCATTCAGGAGAAGATGGATAATCAAATTGCCATGTTGCTGATTATGGAAGCCCGTGATGATCGAGAAGAGCGTATTATTCAGCATACCATCAAGGCAATTACTGATTACAAGAATAAAGTGATACACCTGGATGGGGAATGGGTTACCGACATAGCGCCTTCGCTCAGGGGATGGGAAGGGGCGGCATCGAAGCGATATTTTGATGTGTTTTCTTTGTTCCTGCCTGAATTTTATCGATTTGAGCAACGTACACAACATCCCGCCACCGATCCGTTTAATGCTTTGCTGAATTATGGATATGGAATGTTGTATGGGAAGATTGAAGGTGCATTGATTAAGGCCGGCATCGACCCTTATGTGGGTGTTTTTCATCGAGATGATTATAATCGACCCGTACTGGTTTATGATGTGATGGAAAAATATCGGGTGTGGGTTGATTATGTGGCTTTTCAACTGGCCGGCCAGGATGTGCTGCCCCATGAAGGATTTGTAGAAAAACAGGGTGCAATATGGCTTGATGGATTAACTAAACGTATTTACATTCAAGCGATTCAGGATTATCTGTCGGAGATTATCACCATAGATCATGTAGAAAGAAGTCGGGAAACGCATATACAACTATATGCTCAGCAACTCGCAAAATTTTTCCTTCAGCTGGAATAA
- a CDS encoding CRISPR-associated primase-polymerase type B gives MEISYGLHITQPNDPLQRVHWEQVVRKIADPPQALKQQVQLLRQIRTIEPRKYQELKRELPYFCCSLFSPSVRRKENFVSISSLVIDLDHLNQTHNLQEVRDTLKQDPGVGLIYISPGSEGLKVAYWLKSPCMDEGLYSYLYKSYVKQFADRYHLHDVIDWKVHDVTRANFLSVDPDVYYNPNAEPIDLDGYMQGMQEEGMREQIAAFQEYARQQSKEEVHDEPTLTDEVLEQIKKSLDPQYRKTVKKEIYQPAQLDQVLPDIERVLKEHGILIESIKPIHYGKQIRVTMSPYWAEVNVFYGKKGYSVVPTTKSGSQKELAQLVFQLLDRFFYSSPF, from the coding sequence ATGGAAATCAGCTATGGTTTACACATCACCCAGCCCAATGATCCACTTCAACGGGTGCATTGGGAACAGGTCGTGCGTAAGATTGCCGATCCTCCCCAAGCATTAAAGCAGCAAGTGCAATTACTCAGGCAAATACGAACTATTGAACCCAGAAAATATCAGGAGTTAAAGCGTGAATTGCCCTACTTTTGCTGTAGTTTATTTTCTCCATCTGTTAGAAGAAAAGAAAATTTTGTTTCTATATCTTCGCTGGTCATTGATCTGGATCATTTAAATCAAACCCATAATCTGCAGGAGGTGCGAGATACACTTAAGCAAGATCCGGGTGTGGGTTTGATTTATATATCGCCTGGCAGTGAAGGATTAAAAGTGGCTTACTGGCTGAAATCCCCTTGCATGGATGAAGGATTGTACAGCTATTTGTATAAGTCGTATGTAAAACAATTTGCTGATCGCTATCATTTACATGATGTGATTGATTGGAAGGTGCACGATGTAACGCGTGCAAATTTTCTCAGTGTGGATCCGGATGTGTATTACAATCCCAATGCTGAACCTATTGACCTGGATGGATATATGCAGGGCATGCAGGAAGAAGGCATGCGTGAACAGATTGCTGCATTTCAGGAATATGCCCGTCAGCAATCAAAAGAAGAAGTACATGATGAACCTACCTTAACCGATGAAGTATTAGAACAGATCAAAAAGTCGCTGGATCCACAATATAGAAAAACGGTAAAGAAAGAAATTTACCAGCCTGCGCAACTCGATCAAGTTTTACCCGACATAGAAAGGGTATTAAAAGAGCATGGCATATTGATAGAGAGTATTAAACCTATTCATTATGGGAAACAAATTCGGGTGACGATGAGTCCCTATTGGGCTGAAGTGAATGTTTTCTATGGGAAGAAGGGATATTCAGTTGTACCTACGACTAAGTCGGGTTCACAAAAGGAGCTGGCGCAACTGGTATTTCAACTGCTTGATCGCTTTTTTTATTCTTCACCTTTTTAA
- the cas2 gene encoding CRISPR-associated endonuclease Cas2, whose protein sequence is MSARKKRTLSLEEKLRLWLQAGIQGSVDDAASESQSSSDADPLDDVKLLPDLKQRIQKLLHIVKAHPMKATDMLSLIMYDIEDNRVRNIIARYLIRKGCIRIQKSVYFLRAHHRVYKEIAEALKQVQASYDNQDSIILVPIPHDVPGSMQIIGKEIHITRLVDHPNTLFF, encoded by the coding sequence TTGTCCGCACGTAAAAAACGAACACTCAGCCTGGAAGAAAAGCTTCGCTTATGGTTGCAAGCAGGCATCCAGGGATCAGTGGATGATGCGGCTTCGGAATCTCAATCATCCTCTGATGCAGATCCGCTGGATGATGTTAAGCTTTTACCGGATTTAAAACAAAGGATTCAGAAATTACTTCATATTGTTAAAGCACATCCCATGAAAGCCACAGATATGTTGTCGTTGATCATGTATGATATTGAGGATAATCGGGTGCGAAACATTATTGCCCGTTATTTGATACGCAAGGGTTGCATAAGAATTCAAAAATCCGTATATTTCCTGAGGGCGCATCATCGGGTATATAAGGAAATAGCCGAGGCGTTGAAGCAGGTGCAGGCGAGTTATGATAATCAGGACAGTATTATTTTAGTGCCCATTCCGCATGATGTGCCGGGCAGCATGCAGATTATTGGGAAGGAGATACATATTACCCGGTTAGTTGACCATCCGAATACATTATTTTTTTAG
- a CDS encoding NAD(P)H-binding protein → MKIVVTGSLGYISKPLTQALVKNGHAVTVISRKAEKQKDIESVGAKPAIGSIQDVGFLTSTFSQSDIVYLMSPPVNFFDQNVDIEKYWTNIAHAYVQAVQHSGVTQVIHLSSIGAHTHKGVGMLAVHHHVENILKELPEKVSIKFMRPVGFYYNMFAFIPTIKGANAIIQNYGGDEKQPWVSPSDIAKVIADEMEKPFLGRTIRYIASDEVSPNEVANVLGDAIGKSDLKWLVISDEEFFNNLISIGFNPVAAKGMTEMNAARKKHLYDDYYQHKPVLGDIKLSDFAKEFAVVYSQR, encoded by the coding sequence ATGAAAATCGTCGTAACTGGTTCGTTGGGATACATTAGCAAGCCACTAACGCAAGCTTTAGTAAAAAATGGACATGCAGTAACGGTAATCAGCCGTAAAGCTGAAAAACAAAAAGATATTGAATCAGTTGGTGCAAAACCTGCTATTGGTTCAATACAAGACGTTGGATTTCTTACATCTACCTTTTCACAATCCGACATTGTTTATTTGATGTCGCCACCTGTGAATTTTTTTGATCAGAATGTAGATATAGAAAAGTATTGGACAAATATTGCACATGCTTATGTGCAAGCTGTTCAACATTCAGGTGTAACCCAAGTAATCCATCTGAGTAGTATTGGAGCCCATACCCATAAGGGTGTTGGTATGCTGGCAGTGCATCATCATGTAGAAAATATTTTGAAAGAATTGCCGGAAAAAGTTTCCATTAAATTCATGCGCCCCGTCGGCTTTTACTATAATATGTTTGCTTTTATTCCAACTATAAAAGGAGCCAATGCAATCATCCAGAATTATGGAGGCGATGAAAAGCAACCATGGGTTTCACCTTCAGACATAGCTAAAGTTATTGCAGATGAGATGGAAAAACCTTTCCTTGGTAGAACAATTCGTTATATTGCTAGCGATGAAGTTTCACCGAATGAAGTTGCAAATGTTTTAGGCGATGCCATTGGAAAATCGGATCTGAAATGGCTGGTAATTTCAGATGAGGAGTTTTTCAACAACCTGATTAGCATTGGGTTCAACCCTGTCGCTGCAAAAGGGATGACGGAAATGAATGCAGCCAGGAAAAAGCATTTATATGATGATTACTACCAGCACAAGCCAGTACTTGGCGACATAAAACTGTCGGATTTTGCAAAAGAATTTGCAGTAGTTTACTCTCAGAGATAG
- a CDS encoding WYL domain-containing protein produces MPINKDAFIRYSILDELLSSTRQGYHIEQLLEKVNDKLHEKGLSGIKRRQLYKDISDMAEHFGAEYEKINRGGKKYYKYADEHFSIKWRVEMATLDEIYKTLSILSHIEGPTMDAYTRQILNEVRANIRSTRDHTRPLIFLDQNKDVQGLEYLDHIIDAIMYKQVLQITYQRFTETKPEVIIFHPHCIREYNHRWFVLGFHEKEQTFKWVLALDRIQQIDLCTDVPYKIDDRDWQEYFENLIGVTWPEGEQPEEVKILFSKEFSPYVRTKPLHPTQKHRMVGNQVEVRIKVVLNYELENLILSYGQHARVLAPERLKKRIVKRLSDALKHYA; encoded by the coding sequence ATGCCTATCAATAAAGATGCTTTTATCCGTTACAGCATTCTCGATGAATTGTTGTCCAGTACCCGACAGGGATACCATATCGAGCAGTTGCTTGAAAAGGTGAATGATAAGCTGCATGAAAAAGGTTTGTCGGGTATTAAACGGCGTCAGCTCTACAAAGATATATCGGATATGGCCGAGCATTTTGGGGCTGAATATGAAAAAATAAACAGAGGGGGAAAGAAATATTACAAATACGCAGATGAACATTTTTCTATTAAATGGAGAGTAGAAATGGCCACATTGGATGAAATATATAAAACCCTTTCCATCCTGTCTCATATCGAGGGGCCGACGATGGATGCATATACCCGACAGATATTGAACGAAGTACGGGCCAATATCAGAAGTACACGCGATCATACGCGCCCCCTCATTTTCCTGGATCAGAATAAAGATGTACAGGGTCTGGAATATCTGGATCACATCATCGATGCCATCATGTATAAACAGGTGTTACAGATAACATATCAAAGATTTACCGAGACAAAGCCGGAAGTAATTATTTTTCATCCGCATTGTATCAGGGAATATAATCATCGATGGTTTGTTTTAGGTTTTCATGAAAAGGAACAAACATTTAAATGGGTGCTGGCACTGGATCGCATTCAGCAAATCGATCTTTGCACTGATGTGCCTTACAAAATCGATGATCGCGACTGGCAGGAATATTTTGAAAACTTGATCGGAGTAACCTGGCCTGAGGGTGAACAGCCTGAAGAGGTGAAAATACTGTTCAGCAAGGAATTTTCGCCTTATGTTAGGACCAAACCCCTCCATCCTACACAAAAACACCGTATGGTGGGTAATCAGGTAGAAGTGCGGATTAAAGTGGTATTGAATTATGAACTGGAAAACCTGATTCTTTCTTACGGCCAGCATGCACGGGTACTGGCACCCGAACGATTGAAGAAACGGATTGTAAAACGTTTGTCAGATGCATTGAAGCATTATGCGTGA
- a CDS encoding YdeI/OmpD-associated family protein, translating into MDAKIKIEESAYHPIPEFLMEVLVNHASLFVKWNALTPIARNEWICWLTIPKKEETRKERLSRLINDLLNGKKRPCCWPGCPHRNPNNAKWFKK; encoded by the coding sequence ATGGATGCTAAAATAAAAATTGAAGAAAGTGCCTATCATCCCATACCCGAATTTCTTATGGAAGTGCTGGTCAACCATGCTTCCTTATTCGTGAAATGGAACGCACTTACGCCCATAGCAAGAAATGAATGGATATGCTGGCTCACCATCCCTAAAAAAGAAGAGACCAGAAAAGAACGATTATCCAGATTGATTAATGATTTGTTGAATGGAAAGAAAAGACCTTGTTGCTGGCCGGGCTGTCCACATCGAAATCCAAACAATGCAAAATGGTTCAAAAAATAG
- a CDS encoding FUSC family protein, whose amino-acid sequence MKPFRQLVLNEYFEPAAGRAIRVTLAFVLPLIWGLWTGNLGPAVWISLTAQLLSNIIIPGSYPLKMLILSGAALACAVCAVLGTLAGHHPWIATLLMMVLAFLGGFVRQTGNFGPGITVAVLLLYLLSLDHPGNWKTAIQLSTWVCMGGMLSIVFTALAWAFVPFSPFRRSVALVWKALADWLHAFYLQQSQQSTSIANPLTALDEQELSFRQAMNDSMEWLSRKQALARARLYRQVYQLVELRRIASQIANGLSALRTTIEQYHHLQAFPGESLGYLLDNLSRTAERLALSIVSHRRENVYFTRLALERSRHSANVWIEQLKASSGESAQRAIEAIQPVLDDVFHQFEEALRILDSWISSRTDFTIFLRQFITSASIPQTIPWVRFPLSFRSFIFRYALRLSLSMGIGVALYLSFHIPHGYWLAMTTMIVLQPEFGATFQKASQRVQGTIAGVIVGSVLFWLHLPIGINLGIVALCSFLMAYFIQRRYAIAACFITIMVIALFHLLEPVTWQLGLIRLLATLAGSALALLGGYAFWPFWEKYRFPSLIQQAIVANAAYLQQIADALAGHHKTFQQFLPYRRKAEISNQNAFLSLRRMQDEPEVHQVFIQNYFILLGHQIRITRILNTLAQYLRHNADTISSSLQRAEPQIHQVMHTLHELLMQSILQLPLTSAHVNRTDQPTMQLDTLQHLHITGIEKPDEVNQQLQLIDELIHLLIREVQGTYQTVRALSETPHADLGISLRTFYDEPSGR is encoded by the coding sequence TTGAAGCCATTTCGACAGCTGGTTCTGAACGAATATTTCGAACCTGCGGCGGGACGAGCGATTCGCGTAACCCTGGCTTTTGTATTGCCGTTGATATGGGGCCTATGGACTGGAAATTTAGGACCGGCCGTCTGGATTTCACTTACTGCACAGCTGCTGTCCAATATCATCATTCCAGGTAGTTATCCCTTGAAAATGCTCATTCTCAGCGGTGCCGCGCTGGCCTGTGCTGTATGTGCGGTGCTGGGCACACTGGCGGGACATCATCCATGGATAGCCACCCTGCTGATGATGGTACTGGCTTTCTTAGGTGGATTTGTACGTCAAACAGGCAACTTCGGTCCGGGTATCACGGTAGCCGTGTTATTGCTATACTTGCTTAGCCTAGATCATCCGGGCAACTGGAAAACAGCCATTCAGCTTTCTACGTGGGTTTGCATGGGTGGTATGCTGTCTATCGTTTTTACGGCACTCGCCTGGGCTTTTGTGCCTTTCAGTCCGTTTCGGCGATCGGTGGCGTTGGTGTGGAAAGCACTGGCCGACTGGCTCCATGCGTTTTATCTCCAGCAATCACAACAAAGCACGTCCATTGCAAATCCGCTCACTGCACTTGATGAACAGGAATTATCATTCCGGCAGGCAATGAATGATTCTATGGAATGGCTCAGTCGAAAACAAGCGCTGGCGCGGGCTCGCCTGTATCGGCAGGTTTATCAGTTAGTAGAACTACGACGCATTGCATCCCAGATTGCCAACGGACTTTCAGCGCTTCGCACAACAATAGAACAATACCATCATCTGCAGGCTTTCCCCGGGGAATCCCTGGGTTATCTGCTCGATAATCTGTCCCGAACGGCCGAGCGACTTGCCCTCAGCATTGTTTCTCATCGCAGGGAAAATGTATATTTCACCCGCCTGGCGCTGGAACGCAGTCGACACAGTGCAAATGTATGGATTGAACAACTCAAAGCCAGTTCAGGGGAATCTGCACAGCGGGCTATAGAAGCCATTCAACCTGTTTTAGATGACGTGTTTCATCAATTTGAAGAGGCTCTGCGCATTCTCGATAGCTGGATTTCCAGTCGTACCGATTTCACCATTTTTCTCCGCCAGTTCATTACCAGTGCCTCCATTCCGCAAACCATTCCATGGGTGAGGTTTCCGCTTAGCTTTCGCTCGTTTATCTTTCGATATGCTTTACGACTTTCCTTATCTATGGGCATAGGTGTGGCATTGTATCTGTCTTTTCACATTCCACATGGCTACTGGCTGGCTATGACCACGATGATTGTACTGCAACCGGAATTTGGTGCAACATTTCAGAAAGCTTCCCAGCGTGTACAGGGCACGATAGCCGGAGTAATTGTGGGTTCTGTATTATTCTGGCTGCATCTACCCATAGGTATCAATCTGGGTATTGTAGCGTTATGCTCTTTTTTGATGGCCTATTTCATTCAACGCCGGTATGCCATTGCTGCATGCTTCATTACCATCATGGTCATCGCGTTGTTTCATTTGCTGGAGCCGGTAACCTGGCAACTCGGGCTCATCCGCCTGCTGGCCACCTTAGCCGGATCAGCACTGGCATTGCTGGGAGGATATGCGTTCTGGCCGTTCTGGGAAAAATATCGCTTTCCTTCATTGATTCAACAGGCCATTGTAGCTAATGCTGCATATCTTCAGCAGATTGCCGATGCACTGGCAGGCCATCATAAAACATTCCAGCAGTTTTTACCCTATCGCCGAAAGGCTGAAATCAGCAACCAGAACGCATTTCTATCCCTGCGCCGTATGCAGGATGAGCCGGAAGTGCACCAGGTCTTCATTCAAAACTATTTCATCTTGCTGGGTCATCAGATTCGGATCACCCGCATATTGAACACACTTGCACAATATCTCCGCCACAACGCAGATACCATCTCTTCATCACTACAGAGGGCAGAGCCACAGATCCATCAGGTCATGCATACGCTTCATGAACTCTTGATGCAATCCATATTACAATTGCCTTTAACTTCCGCACACGTCAATCGTACTGATCAGCCAACTATGCAGCTCGATACTTTACAGCACCTGCATATCACAGGGATAGAGAAACCGGATGAGGTAAACCAACAATTACAATTGATAGATGAGTTAATTCATCTGCTGATTCGCGAGGTGCAGGGAACTTATCAAACTGTACGCGCGTTGAGCGAAACTCCCCATGCAGATCTCGGCATATCGCTACGCACATTTTATGATGAACCATCAGGAAGATAA
- a CDS encoding pyridoxal phosphate-dependent aminotransferase family protein translates to MDIFEKLLKNKGPIGQHSDRAHGYFAFPKLEGPIGNRMKFRGKEKIIWSLNNYLGLANHPEVRETDARAAAEFGLASPMGARMMSGNTDYHEQLEKELSAFVKKEDTCLLNYGYQGIMSSIDALCNRHDVIVYDAESHACIIDGVRLHAGHRYVFKHNDVEDCEKQLKRATEMVKTTGGGILVITEGVFGMAGDQGKLKEIIALKQKYPFRLLVDDAHGFGTMGATGAGTGEHQGCQDGIDLYFSTFAKSMASIGAFVSGDKPVIDYLRYNIRSQIFAKSLPLPIVIGNLKRLELLRNHPELRDKLWANVRKLQEGLKKNGFDIGHTNSPVTPVYMKGTIPEATAMLVDLRETYHVFCSIVVYPVIPKGQIIYRLTPTAVHTDEDIEQTLYAFGEVKKKLDARAYQIEEIPLVH, encoded by the coding sequence ATGGATATCTTCGAGAAGTTGTTGAAAAACAAAGGACCTATCGGTCAGCATTCCGATCGTGCGCATGGCTATTTTGCCTTTCCCAAATTAGAAGGGCCTATTGGCAACCGGATGAAGTTCCGGGGAAAAGAAAAAATCATCTGGAGCCTGAATAATTATCTGGGTCTGGCCAATCATCCGGAAGTGCGGGAAACGGATGCACGGGCTGCCGCTGAATTCGGACTGGCTTCACCGATGGGTGCGCGGATGATGAGCGGAAATACCGACTATCATGAACAGCTGGAGAAAGAACTTTCTGCATTTGTAAAAAAAGAAGATACCTGCCTGCTGAACTACGGCTACCAGGGCATCATGAGCTCCATCGATGCCCTTTGCAACCGACATGATGTGATTGTGTATGACGCCGAAAGCCATGCCTGTATCATCGACGGCGTGCGCCTGCATGCCGGCCATCGTTATGTATTCAAACATAATGATGTAGAAGATTGCGAAAAACAGCTAAAACGCGCTACCGAAATGGTGAAAACTACGGGTGGAGGTATTCTGGTGATTACGGAAGGCGTGTTTGGTATGGCTGGCGATCAGGGTAAATTGAAAGAAATCATTGCATTGAAACAAAAATATCCTTTCCGCTTGCTGGTGGATGATGCCCATGGCTTCGGCACCATGGGCGCAACGGGCGCTGGAACAGGCGAGCACCAGGGCTGCCAGGATGGAATCGACCTGTATTTCTCCACCTTCGCCAAGTCGATGGCTTCTATCGGCGCTTTTGTGAGTGGCGATAAGCCGGTCATCGATTATCTGCGCTATAACATCCGTTCGCAAATCTTCGCCAAATCGCTGCCCCTGCCGATTGTCATCGGCAATTTAAAACGACTGGAACTGTTGCGCAATCATCCTGAACTGCGCGATAAACTCTGGGCCAACGTGCGTAAGCTCCAAGAGGGATTGAAAAAAAATGGATTCGATATTGGTCACACCAACTCGCCCGTCACGCCGGTTTATATGAAGGGCACCATCCCCGAAGCTACCGCTATGCTGGTGGATCTGCGGGAAACCTATCATGTGTTTTGCTCCATTGTCGTGTATCCCGTGATCCCCAAAGGACAGATCATTTACCGGCTCACGCCCACGGCTGTGCATACCGACGAAGACATTGAACAAACCCTGTATGCTTTTGGTGAGGTCAAGAAAAAACTGGACGCACGTGCTTACCAGATAGAGGAAATTCCACTGGTACACTGA